A part of Arachis hypogaea cultivar Tifrunner chromosome 12, arahy.Tifrunner.gnm2.J5K5, whole genome shotgun sequence genomic DNA contains:
- the LOC112730287 gene encoding uncharacterized mitochondrial protein AtMg00810-like yields the protein MGELHYFLGVQVTKTARGGLILSQEKYVRDLLKKADMENCKPCQTPLPSSVKFSAFGGSVFKNPKLYRSVVGSLQYLTITRPELAYSVGKVSQFMQTPLDEHWKLVKRMLRYVSGTASFGLHLHKTTIHNIRAYSDSDWGGDPDDRKSTGGFCVFLGENLISWSSKKQGAVARSSTEAEYRAMADLVAELIWIKGLMIELRAKLSTPPSMFCDNLSAVLLAANPILHSKSKHFETDLQFVRDYVAKQVVQVSHVPGTIQLADVLTKSLPSATFLEFRSKLMVEDLKKLNVAGLNQEESREEAVKEHPENSKRNNEATAERPISRGHDGVVQLTSLKQQPKRPISRGDERVELAK from the coding sequence ATGGGTGAACTGCATTATTTTCTAGGTGTTCAAGTCACTAAAACTGCTAGGGGTGGTCTAATACTCTCACAAGAGAAGTATGTCAGAGACCTACTCAAGAAGGCGGATATGGAAAATTGCAAACCATGTCAGACTCCTTTGCCTTCTTCAGTAAAGTTCTCTGCATTTGGTGGTTCAGTATTCAAAAACCCAAAGCTATACAGGTCAGTGGTGGGTAGCCTGCAGTACCTAACCATCACTCGACCAGAATTAGCCTATAGTGTTGGCAAGGTGTCTCAGTTCATGCAAACACCTTTAGATGAGCATTGGAAGCTAGTAAAAAGGATGCTTAGATATGTAAGTGGTACAGCAAGTTTTGGGTTACACTTGCATAAAACTACCATTCACAACATTAGAGCATACAGTGACTCTGATTGGGGAGGAGATCCGGATGACAGAAAATCCACTGGAGGCTTCTGTGTTTTTCTTGGAGAAAATCTAATTTCCTGGAGCTCAAAGAAGCAAGGTGCTGTTGCCAGGTCCAGCACTGAAGCTGAATATAGAGCTATGGCTGATCTTGTGGCTGAATTAATCTGGATTAAGGGTCTCATGATTGAGCTTCGTGCCAAACTCTCAACACCCCCTTCAATGTTCTGTGATAATCTAAGTGCTGTATTGCTTGCTGCCAATCCAATTCTGCACTCAAAGTCTAAGCACTTTGAAACTGATTTGCAATTTGTTCGAGACTATGTGGCTAAACAGGTGGTTCAAGTTAGTCATGTCCCTGGTACAATACAACTAGCTGATGTGTTGACAAAGTCCTTGCCAAGTGCTACGTTTCTAGAATTCAGATCTAAGCTAATGGTGGAAGACTTGAAGAAGCTCAATGTTGCTGGACTCAATCAAGAAGAGTCAAGGGAGGAAGCAGTCAAGGAGCATCCTGAAAACTCAAAAAGGAATAATGAAGCAACAGCAGAGAGACCAATCAGTAGGGGTCATGATGGAGTTGTTCAGTTAACAAGTCTGAAGCAACAACCAAAAAGGCCAATCAGCAGGGGTGATGAGAGAGTTGAGTTAGCCAAGTAA